From Helicoverpa armigera isolate CAAS_96S chromosome 19, ASM3070526v1, whole genome shotgun sequence, one genomic window encodes:
- the LOC126055910 gene encoding uncharacterized protein LOC126055910, which produces MASRKRGKILHSDARQIVYNVIKYFDDEKNLERYHPLKYSAARAAMATNLSTATISRIKKEGKLAEQTNTKIRTPNKGRKGKNNTRVPMGSFDICAIRNIVASIYDVRKEVPTLNKILASARADLNYKGSKTTLRKILKEKLGFQFKKCRQNRMVLIERENIKAWRVKYLRRIRQNDAMGVEKKKVVYMDESWIHAHYTVSKCWQSSTDKGVRKNDSPGQRWVMVHAGSEDGFVEGAGLLFKAKAKKGDYHDEMDGNNFTKYLKEKLIPNLPENSILVMDNASYHSMQVDKAPTTATRKADIKIWMQEHNVSFEEDWTKAELLMQLKKHRPEKKYLVDELLREHGHEVLRLPPYNCDLNPIEHVWNLIKQRVADKNVEQHENKIEEFTKEAIASITRDDWKKQINHIKKVEEEYWNRDVGRESEIEDFIISVGMNSDSEDESDDYEDQDCESDQSMEDNNELMEGIEPIMGSDDQDTAGPSGL; this is translated from the exons ATGGCTTCACGAAAACGTGGCAAGATTCTTCACAGTGATGCACGTCAGATTGTTTACAACGTGATAAAATACTTTGACGACGAGAAGAACTTGGAGCGTTATCATCCATTAAAGTACAGCGCCGCACGCGCAGCGATGGCGACTAATTTATCGACGGCTACTATATCGAGAATAAAGAAAGAAG GAAAACTTGCAGAACAAACCAACACCAAGATCCGTACGCCGAATAAGGGCAgaaaaggcaaaaataatacgCGTGTCCCCATGGGCAGCTTCGATATTTGTGCCATTAGAAATATTGTTGCCTCAATATACGACGTTCGAAAGGAGGTACCTACGCTGAACAAGATTCTGGCGTCAGCAAGAGCTGATTTAAACtataaaggctccaaaactacattaagaaagattttaaaagaaaagctcggatttcaatttaaaaaatgccgCCAGAACCGAATGGTGCTCATAGAACGAGAAAACATAAAAGCGTGGCGAGTTAAATATTTACGCCGCATCCGACAAAATGATGCCATGGGTGTGGAAAAAAAGAAAGTAGTATATATGGATGAGTCGTGGATCCATGCCCATTATACTGTCAGCAAGTGCTGGCAGTCATCCACCGATAAAGGCGTTCGCAAAAATGATAGTCCCGGACAAAGGTGGGTGATGGTTCATGCCGGCTCAGAGGATGGGTTTGTGGAGGGTGcaggattattatttaaagctaaAGCAAAAAAAGGTGACTACCATGACGAGATGGATGGTAAtaattttacgaaatatttaaaagaaaaactaatacCAAATCTGCCTGAAAACTCCATTCTCGTCATGGATAATGCATCCTACCACAGTATGCAGGTGGATAAAGCGCCAACGACTGCAACCCGCAAAGCGGACATAAAGATATGGATGCAGGAGCACAATGTCTCATTTGAAGAAGATTGGACAAAAGCAGAGCTGCTCATGCAGCTAAAAAAGCATCGCccagagaaaaaatatttggtggaCGAACTTCTCCGTGAACATGGCCATGAAGTCCTCAGACTCCCTCCTTACAACTGCGACCTGAACCCgatagaacatgtctggaatttaataaaacaacggGTCGCAGATAAAAATGTGGAGCAacacgaaaataaaattgaggagTTCACAAAAGAGGCCATAGCTTCAATTACGCGAGACGACTggaagaaacaaataaaccacATAAAAAAAGTCGAAGAAGAATACTGGAATCGCGATGTAGGTAGGGAGAGTGAAATAGAAGACTTTATTATCAGTGTTGGTATGAACAGCGACAGCGAAGATGAAAGTGACGATTACGAAGACCAGGACTGTGAAAGTGACCAGTCCATGGAGGATAATAATGAATTGATGGAGGGAATTGAACCAATTATGGGTTCAGATGACCAGGATACTGCTGGACCAAGCGGTTTATAA
- the LOC110376333 gene encoding uncharacterized protein LOC110376333 — MGIENMRRWPMYIVFAVCILLLLSLFNSWSAETELRNRVSEISTQLQECSKQQTSCMEESLTLLEQRDGYVIKVNELDKQKSKLVDDVEEFKSKLSKSEGQVNHTKVDVELCKTELQSLKNLQVSKTAIVETLRLEKDTLTTQLAERKQKIEDLEKEIEKLKMALTTKSASNSSASPKVTPAAQPPKMSPALSAHNPINEPVLENDAKEEIEDTNALNDGNDFDPQL; from the coding sequence ATGGGCATAGAAAACATGCGTCGTTGGCCTATGTACATCGTATTTGCTGtgtgtattttattgttactttCACTATTTAATAGTTGGAGTGCGGAGACTGAATTGCGAAACAGAGTTTCGGAGATAAGTACACAACTTCAGGAATGCTCCAAGCAGCAAACTTCTTGCATGGAAGAATCTTTAACTTTACTTGAACAGCGCGACGGATATGTGATCAAAGTGAACGAATTAGataaacaaaaatctaaattagTTGACGACGTCGAAGAATTTAAGAGTAAGCTGTCGAAGTCTGAGGGCCAGGTGAATCACACGAAGGTGGATGTGGAGCTGTGTAAGACAGAGTTACAGTCACTGAAGAACTTGCAAGTGAGTAAGACTGCCATAGTAGAAACATTAAGGTTAGAGAAAGATACCTTGACAACTCAGTTAGCTGAGAGGAAGCAGAAGATAGAGGATTTAGAGAAAGAGATTGAGAAGCTGAAGATGGCTTTGACAACAAAGAGTGCATCAAATTCTTCAGCGTCCCCTAAGGTGACTCCGGCTGCCCAGCCACCCAAGATGAGTCCAGCTCTGAGTGCCCACAACCCTATCAATGAACCAGTATTAGAGAATGATGCTAAGGAAGAGATTGAGGACACAAATGCCCTGAATGATGGCAATGACTTTGATCCTCAGTTATAA
- the LOC110376338 gene encoding mucin-2, which yields MVRGAALALLLALGWACCVQASVLVPTYVLPPDSFVRDQRSLGAPPQDSDQAESLRTIKRLVGGHMKIKPDKEYGTAKNSLNYDEKSGSGKFAGVIAPDQSGGNVGWNQGIWDDGMLMSSAGEGKDAPKTKEVDEDKKTLADQVAEGKYGLIQNEIFSKAPKRPGIVSYEPNAETRSKDNLQSLGGLKKDEIWLAEDHLLVLKGGSFPERTKETEGRPWPPIDNYEAPNRQVKLPQKPKVPPPFPVRLSDNGPLVFLTPNGSVPASLFPSFFTGEGEGPLPPSPFLFPSGAPYPASDNQGNSTSGGAPQPGPPFPFLPGNASEGAFPFLPSMNGSFPEGFPPGAVFLPPPSNQSDLYDEDDPSIYYPPPYNFSYRADYNNKVPAGPLVPGIVLPPPPDFFAPLEENTTEAVKTTTTRPSAVYKRIKTTTRPTPTHTVQRTKYKTRPTTTTEVPVTTEIPSTITTPPPVEIVTTLKTRKPQRIPTRHPIRVHNLPDENTTRPKAEKPVYKTRTKVTSKPLSVSVIYDYPETVYDNQVPTTTEKPYIVYDVPQRTPTVTANDISSTQVPLRAHYSNTQNDVPTTKLQPVYNNRKPNENAFASFYFYDEQPKTSPSPATFFDGRNYYKTVPVNQTPYPQQQNVNTQSGFNPAVDISYGAIDQADALFLWPQKQGPRTLTQEYFSIQKPRSQPVYVQQQKQRPDAFYQQIADIQQTIDFFTTKRPKAHSHRPHTHKPKAITGRPLYQFSYQTQPRPEQLPFRAPKLDPEPFRPMVSYSKPFNVANDFNAITPSVSPGYHQQYLVENVPVTTESPTSSRYYPTTKTPDEDYEDATYSKDVRNKKNRNQIQQIQSDQPAPVHHVARYPNTTPNPISQGYYTKQDETYFDDITKNSFDVFGKKLEDNTHDVNGLAVTAPLDTVRTPIDNDINLQYAYEIVENQSPNPPSLHRDTLVNYRHPRPTINPESEPVPQVNAELVEQKPPSLADDTLVNDRFPRPTINPDSEFIPIANPGYRTPQQYRAPTQVQRPQFTGEQYDLTRPSLAGDTAVNYKRPLPPVNPDAEWIGPVNTAGEGRPGSFVSYRLPGEGAHVYFLTPQAAQAAQAARERYRSPGYGR from the coding sequence ATGGTGAGAGGGGCGGCGTTAGCGCTGTTGCTGGCGCTGGGATGGGCGTGCTGCGTACAAGCCAGCGTGCTCGTGCCCACGTACGTGCTGCCGCCTGACTCGTTTGTGCGCGATCAGCGCAGCCTGGGCGCGCCGCCACAAGACAGCGACCAAGCAGAGTCACTCAGAACAATAAAACGTCTAGTCGGCGGAcacatgaaaataaaaccaGACAAAGAATACGGCACCGCTAAAAACTCTTTAAATTACGACGAGAAGAGTGGAAGTGGTAAATTCGCTGGCGTGATCGCGCCGGACCAGTCAGGCGGCAACGTGGGATGGAATCAAGGAATATGGGATGACGGCATGCTCATGTCCAGCGCCGGCGAAGGAAAAGACGCTCCTAAGACTAAGGAGGTCGATGAAGATAAAAAGACGCTAGCAGATCAAGTGGCCGAAGGAAAATATGGTCTCATTCAGAATGAAATATTCTCCAAAGCTCCTAAACGACCGGGAATCGTCAGCTACGAGCCAAACGCTGAAACTAGGTCAAAAGATAACCTCCAAAGTCTCGGTGGGCTTAAGAAAGATGAAATTTGGCTAGCGGAAGATCATCTACTTGTTTTAAAAGGAGGATCATTCCCTGAGCGAACGAAAGAGACTGAAGGCAGACCATGGCCACCGATTGACAATTACGAAGCGCCGAACAGGCAAGTAAAGCTACCGCAGAAACCCAAAGTGCCACCGCCCTTTCCGGTACGACTCTCCGACAACGGACCGCTCGTTTTCCTCACGCCAAACGGCAGTGTCCCTGCGTCCCTTTTCCCTTCCTTCTTTACGGGAGAGGGCGAAGGCCCTCTACCTCCTTCGCCATTCCTCTTTCCATCGGGAGCGCCCTACCCCGCGAGTGATAATCAGGGAAACTCTACTTCCGGGGGAGCGCCGCAGCCAGGTCCTCCGTTCCCATTCCTACCCGGGAATGCGAGCGAAGGAGCATTCCCCTTCCTCCCATCCATGAACGGCTCTTTTCCAGAAGGCTTTCCACCGGGCGCAGTGTTTCTACCACCACCGAGCAACCAGTCAGACCTATACGACGAAGACGACCCTTCGATCTACTATCCGCCGCCTTACAATTTTTCCTACCGCGCTGACTACAACAATAAAGTGCCTGCGGGCCCACTTGTACCTGGAATAGTATTGCCACCGCCGCCAGACTTCTTCGCTCCATTGGAGGAGAACACGACGGAGGCTGTTAAAACTACCACCACTAGGCCGTCTGCTGTATACAAAAGGATTAAGACGACCACGAGGCCGACTCCCACGCACACTGTGCAGCGTACTAAGTACAAGACGCGACCTACGACAACCACCGAGGTGCCTGTTACGACTGAAATACCATCAACAATTACGACACCACCGCCAGTCGAAATCGTTACTACTTTGAAAACTAGGAAGCCGCAACGCATACCTACAAGGCACCCCATTAGGGTCCATAACTTGCCAGACGAAAATACAACAAGGCCGAAGGCTGAGAAACCTGTTTACAAAACACGAACGAAGGTTACATCGAAGCCTCTCTCAGTCTCTGTTATTTACGACTATCCAGAAACCGTGTACGACAACCAAGTTCCGACAACAACAGAGAAGCCATACATAGTTTACGACGTGCCGCAAAGAACTCCTACAGTGACTGCGAACGATATATCATCGACACAAGTACCGTTGCGAGCTCATTATTCAAATACACAGAATGACGTACCTACGACAAAACTGCAACCAGTATATAATAACAGAAAACCAAATGAAAATGCATTCGCGTCTTTCTATTTCTACGACGAACAGCCGAAGACTTCGCCTTCCCCAGCCACCTTCTTTGATGGAAGGAATTACTACAAAACGGTGCCAGTCAACCAAACACCTTACCCGCAGCAGCAGAATGTCAACACTCAGTCAGGGTTTAACCCAGCTGTAGACATTTCGTACGGAGCAATTGACCAAGCTGATGCACTCTTCCTGTGGCCACAAAAGCAAGGACCAAGAACCCTTACTCAGGAGTACTTTAGCATACAGAAACCAAGATCACAGCCTGTATACGTACAACAGCAGAAACAAAGGCCAGATGCTTTCTACCAACAAATTGCTGATATACAACAGACGATAGATTTCTTCACGACGAAGAGGCCAAAAGCGCACTCTCATAGGCCGCACACTCACAAACCAAAAGCTATTACTGGCAGGCCACTCTATCAGTTTAGCTACCAGACTCAGCCGAGGCCTGAACAATTACCCTTCCGTGCACCTAAATTGGACCCTGAACCTTTTAGGCCTATGGTGAGCTACAGTAAGCCGTTCAATGTAGCAAATGATTTCAACGCTATAACGCCGTCAGTTTCACCTGGCTATCATCAACAATATCTGGTCGAAAATGTGCCGGTAACAACAGAGTCACCCACCTCCAGTAGATACTATCCTACGACTAAGACGCCAGATGAAGATTATGAAGACGCTACCTACTCTAAAGACGTTCGCAATAAGAAGAACAGAAATCAAATTCAGCAGATTCAAAGTGACCAGCCCGCGCCTGTTCATCACGTAGCCAGGTATCCCAACACTACACCAAATCCCATAAGCCAGGGATACTACACGAAACAGGACGAGACTTACTTCGATGATATAACAAAGAACTCTTTTGACGTCTTCGGAAAGAAACTGGAAGACAATACACACGATGTGAATGGATTAGCAGTGACGGCTCCCCTTGACACAGTCAGGACACCGATAGACAACGATATAAACCTGCAGTATGCCTACGAGATTGTCGAGAACCAGAGCCCTAACCCACCGTCTTTGCACAGAGACACTCTGGTCAACTATCGTCACCCCAGGCCTACAATAAACCCTGAGAGTGAACCAGTTCCACAAGTGAACGCCGAACTAGTAGAGCAGAAGCCACCGTCACTAGCAGACGACACGTTAGTTAATGATCGCTTTCCGCGACCGACGATAAATCCTGACAGTGAGTTCATCCCCATAGCGAACCCTGGCTACAGGACACCACAGCAGTACAGAGCGCCGACACAAGTGCAGAGGCCTCAGTTCACGGGCGAGCAGTACGACCTGACGAGGCCGTCGCTCGCGGGCGACACGGCCGTCAACTACAAGCGGCCGCTGCCGCCGGTCAACCCCGACGCGGAGTGGATCGGGCCAGTGAACACGGCGGGCGAGGGCAGGCCTGGCTCGTTCGTGTCCTACCGGCTGCCGGGAGAGGGAGCGCACGTGTACTTCCTGACGCCCCAAGCCGCGCAGGCGGCGCAGGCGGCGCGGGAGAGGTACAGATCGCCGGGCTACGGCCGGTGA